Proteins encoded by one window of Cloeon dipterum chromosome 2, ieCloDipt1.1, whole genome shotgun sequence:
- the LOC135935056 gene encoding E3 ubiquitin-protein ligase Iruka-like isoform X2 encodes MAEALIGEVIPNPETKFFCHKCSVEIPRVLPDYTCPTCNSGFIEEISPSQDEDNDMDSSDEMGESGVADFMSLFMQDILGGSDPSTRPTIRRHRMTLRQPQVHAMPIENILQDIFVNLTGVEFAPMGGAAAGGGEGGRRSVPVGFFLGNPGDYAWGREGLDAIVTQLLNQMDGTGPAPLAEDKIQSIPSVEVSQEQVDQCLQCSVCWDDFKKGETVRKLTCEHVYHDNCIIPWLKLHGTCPICRKVLNEEAGNDDQSRTGVTQNASLTIPPSIAALLSFSNFRSPRAANSSGGSSTSSSTSSSRGNSSTDGSNSSAQQRQQSPPSDGGHFWDMDMDCD; translated from the exons ATGGCGGAGGCTCTTATAGGCGAAGTTATACCTAAtccagaaacaaaatttttctgtCACAAGTGCAGCGTTGAAATTCCAAGAGTGTTGCCG GATTACACATGTCCTACTTGCAACAGTGGATTTATTGAAGAAATCTCCCCAAGTCAAGATGAAGATAATGACATGGATTCCAGCGATGAG ATGGGAGAATCTGGGGTTGCAGACTTCATGTCCCTCTTCATGCAAGACATCTTGGGTGGTAGCGACCCTTCAACAAGACCTACCATCCGTAGACACAGAATGACGCTACGACAGCCGCAAGTGCATGCCATGCCCATCGAAAACATTCTTCAAGATATTTTTGTCAACCTGACTGGAGTAGAATTTGCTCCTATGGgaggtgctgctgctggaggtGGCGAAGGAGGCAGACGGAGTGTCCCTGT AGGTTTCTTTTTGGGCAATCCAGGAGACTATGCCTGGGGCCGCGAAGGCCTTGATGCAATAGTCACTCAGCTGCTTAATCAGATGGATGGCACAGGACCAGCTCCTCTGGCTGAAGATAAGATCCAATCGATACCTTCAGTTGAAGTTAGTCAAGAACAAGTTG ATCAGTGTTTACAATGCTCAGTGTGTTGGGATGATTTTAAGAAGGGAGAGACGGTGCGCAAACTAACTTGTGAACATGTCTATCATGACAACTGCATTATACCTTGGCTTAAGCTT cACGGTACCTGCCCCATCTGCAGGAAGGTTTTGAATGAAGAAGCTGGTAATGATGATCAAAGCAGGACAGGGGTGACCCAAAATGCATCACTTACCATACCTCCAAGCATTGCAGCTCTGCTCAG TTTTTCCAACTTTCGCTCTCCTAGGGCAGCAAACAGCAGTGGAGGGAGCTCAACATCGTCATCGACATCTTCTAGTAGAGGAAACAGCAGCACAGATGGTTCCAATTCTTCAGCTCAGCAAAGGCAACAAAGCCCACCATCTGACGGAGGTCATTTTTGGGACATGGACATGGATTGCGATTAA
- the LOC135935056 gene encoding E3 ubiquitin-protein ligase Iruka-like isoform X4, with the protein MAEALIGEVIPNPETKFFCHKCSVEIPRVLPDYTCPTCNSGFIEEISPSQDEDNDMDSSDEMGESGVADFMSLFMQDILGGSDPSTRPTIRRHRMTLRQPQVHAMPIENILQDIFVNLTGVEFAPMGGAAAGGGEGGRRSVPVGFFLGNPGDYAWGREGLDAIVTQLLNQMDGTGPAPLAEDKIQSIPSVEVSQEQVDQCLQCSVCWDDFKKGETVRKLTCEHVYHDNCIIPWLKLHGTCPICRKVLNEEAGNDDQSRTGVTQNASLTIPPSIAALLRAANSSGGSSTSSSTSSSRGNSSTDGSNSSAQQRQQSPPSDGGHFWDMDMDCD; encoded by the exons ATGGCGGAGGCTCTTATAGGCGAAGTTATACCTAAtccagaaacaaaatttttctgtCACAAGTGCAGCGTTGAAATTCCAAGAGTGTTGCCG GATTACACATGTCCTACTTGCAACAGTGGATTTATTGAAGAAATCTCCCCAAGTCAAGATGAAGATAATGACATGGATTCCAGCGATGAG ATGGGAGAATCTGGGGTTGCAGACTTCATGTCCCTCTTCATGCAAGACATCTTGGGTGGTAGCGACCCTTCAACAAGACCTACCATCCGTAGACACAGAATGACGCTACGACAGCCGCAAGTGCATGCCATGCCCATCGAAAACATTCTTCAAGATATTTTTGTCAACCTGACTGGAGTAGAATTTGCTCCTATGGgaggtgctgctgctggaggtGGCGAAGGAGGCAGACGGAGTGTCCCTGT AGGTTTCTTTTTGGGCAATCCAGGAGACTATGCCTGGGGCCGCGAAGGCCTTGATGCAATAGTCACTCAGCTGCTTAATCAGATGGATGGCACAGGACCAGCTCCTCTGGCTGAAGATAAGATCCAATCGATACCTTCAGTTGAAGTTAGTCAAGAACAAGTTG ATCAGTGTTTACAATGCTCAGTGTGTTGGGATGATTTTAAGAAGGGAGAGACGGTGCGCAAACTAACTTGTGAACATGTCTATCATGACAACTGCATTATACCTTGGCTTAAGCTT cACGGTACCTGCCCCATCTGCAGGAAGGTTTTGAATGAAGAAGCTGGTAATGATGATCAAAGCAGGACAGGGGTGACCCAAAATGCATCACTTACCATACCTCCAAGCATTGCAGCTCTGCTCAG GGCAGCAAACAGCAGTGGAGGGAGCTCAACATCGTCATCGACATCTTCTAGTAGAGGAAACAGCAGCACAGATGGTTCCAATTCTTCAGCTCAGCAAAGGCAACAAAGCCCACCATCTGACGGAGGTCATTTTTGGGACATGGACATGGATTGCGATTAA
- the LOC135935056 gene encoding E3 ubiquitin-protein ligase Iruka-like isoform X3: MAEALIGEVIPNPETKFFCHKCSVEIPRVLPDYTCPTCNSGFIEEISPSQDEDNDMDSSDEVGHGPILMGESGVADFMSLFMQDILGGSDPSTRPTIRRHRMTLRQPQVHAMPIENILQDIFVNLTGVEFAPMGGAAAGGGEGGRRSVPVGFFLGNPGDYAWGREGLDAIVTQLLNQMDGTGPAPLAEDKIQSIPSVEVSQEQVDQCLQCSVCWDDFKKGETVRKLTCEHVYHDNCIIPWLKLHGTCPICRKVLNEEAGNDDQSRTGVTQNASLTIPPSIAALLRAANSSGGSSTSSSTSSSRGNSSTDGSNSSAQQRQQSPPSDGGHFWDMDMDCD; encoded by the exons ATGGCGGAGGCTCTTATAGGCGAAGTTATACCTAAtccagaaacaaaatttttctgtCACAAGTGCAGCGTTGAAATTCCAAGAGTGTTGCCG GATTACACATGTCCTACTTGCAACAGTGGATTTATTGAAGAAATCTCCCCAAGTCAAGATGAAGATAATGACATGGATTCCAGCGATGAGGTGGGTCATGGACCAATATTg ATGGGAGAATCTGGGGTTGCAGACTTCATGTCCCTCTTCATGCAAGACATCTTGGGTGGTAGCGACCCTTCAACAAGACCTACCATCCGTAGACACAGAATGACGCTACGACAGCCGCAAGTGCATGCCATGCCCATCGAAAACATTCTTCAAGATATTTTTGTCAACCTGACTGGAGTAGAATTTGCTCCTATGGgaggtgctgctgctggaggtGGCGAAGGAGGCAGACGGAGTGTCCCTGT AGGTTTCTTTTTGGGCAATCCAGGAGACTATGCCTGGGGCCGCGAAGGCCTTGATGCAATAGTCACTCAGCTGCTTAATCAGATGGATGGCACAGGACCAGCTCCTCTGGCTGAAGATAAGATCCAATCGATACCTTCAGTTGAAGTTAGTCAAGAACAAGTTG ATCAGTGTTTACAATGCTCAGTGTGTTGGGATGATTTTAAGAAGGGAGAGACGGTGCGCAAACTAACTTGTGAACATGTCTATCATGACAACTGCATTATACCTTGGCTTAAGCTT cACGGTACCTGCCCCATCTGCAGGAAGGTTTTGAATGAAGAAGCTGGTAATGATGATCAAAGCAGGACAGGGGTGACCCAAAATGCATCACTTACCATACCTCCAAGCATTGCAGCTCTGCTCAG GGCAGCAAACAGCAGTGGAGGGAGCTCAACATCGTCATCGACATCTTCTAGTAGAGGAAACAGCAGCACAGATGGTTCCAATTCTTCAGCTCAGCAAAGGCAACAAAGCCCACCATCTGACGGAGGTCATTTTTGGGACATGGACATGGATTGCGATTAA
- the LOC135935056 gene encoding E3 ubiquitin-protein ligase Iruka-like isoform X1, translating to MAEALIGEVIPNPETKFFCHKCSVEIPRVLPDYTCPTCNSGFIEEISPSQDEDNDMDSSDEVGHGPILMGESGVADFMSLFMQDILGGSDPSTRPTIRRHRMTLRQPQVHAMPIENILQDIFVNLTGVEFAPMGGAAAGGGEGGRRSVPVGFFLGNPGDYAWGREGLDAIVTQLLNQMDGTGPAPLAEDKIQSIPSVEVSQEQVDQCLQCSVCWDDFKKGETVRKLTCEHVYHDNCIIPWLKLHGTCPICRKVLNEEAGNDDQSRTGVTQNASLTIPPSIAALLSFSNFRSPRAANSSGGSSTSSSTSSSRGNSSTDGSNSSAQQRQQSPPSDGGHFWDMDMDCD from the exons ATGGCGGAGGCTCTTATAGGCGAAGTTATACCTAAtccagaaacaaaatttttctgtCACAAGTGCAGCGTTGAAATTCCAAGAGTGTTGCCG GATTACACATGTCCTACTTGCAACAGTGGATTTATTGAAGAAATCTCCCCAAGTCAAGATGAAGATAATGACATGGATTCCAGCGATGAGGTGGGTCATGGACCAATATTg ATGGGAGAATCTGGGGTTGCAGACTTCATGTCCCTCTTCATGCAAGACATCTTGGGTGGTAGCGACCCTTCAACAAGACCTACCATCCGTAGACACAGAATGACGCTACGACAGCCGCAAGTGCATGCCATGCCCATCGAAAACATTCTTCAAGATATTTTTGTCAACCTGACTGGAGTAGAATTTGCTCCTATGGgaggtgctgctgctggaggtGGCGAAGGAGGCAGACGGAGTGTCCCTGT AGGTTTCTTTTTGGGCAATCCAGGAGACTATGCCTGGGGCCGCGAAGGCCTTGATGCAATAGTCACTCAGCTGCTTAATCAGATGGATGGCACAGGACCAGCTCCTCTGGCTGAAGATAAGATCCAATCGATACCTTCAGTTGAAGTTAGTCAAGAACAAGTTG ATCAGTGTTTACAATGCTCAGTGTGTTGGGATGATTTTAAGAAGGGAGAGACGGTGCGCAAACTAACTTGTGAACATGTCTATCATGACAACTGCATTATACCTTGGCTTAAGCTT cACGGTACCTGCCCCATCTGCAGGAAGGTTTTGAATGAAGAAGCTGGTAATGATGATCAAAGCAGGACAGGGGTGACCCAAAATGCATCACTTACCATACCTCCAAGCATTGCAGCTCTGCTCAG TTTTTCCAACTTTCGCTCTCCTAGGGCAGCAAACAGCAGTGGAGGGAGCTCAACATCGTCATCGACATCTTCTAGTAGAGGAAACAGCAGCACAGATGGTTCCAATTCTTCAGCTCAGCAAAGGCAACAAAGCCCACCATCTGACGGAGGTCATTTTTGGGACATGGACATGGATTGCGATTAA